A stretch of Dehalococcoidia bacterium DNA encodes these proteins:
- the asnB gene encoding asparagine synthase (glutamine-hydrolyzing): MCGIVGIWDQPDEATVVKMAQAVAHRGPDGLDCMTNDNSSLGASRLAIVGDPVAPAVFYDIETNVAVLLNGEIYNVDALRTQLAVNGTIFHTNLESEVVAKLYVHHGLGFAERLKGMFAVVILDGDRLLLTRDRFGIKPLYYADLGEKIVFGSEIKALLAHPSISPQLNIAALQESMVFGYVYSADKTLFEGIQQVEPGTVVNFGEGKRSVQKFGELPQARYQDEGEHPEYQTAIAQLREHLIETMDLLLRHGDHPMGIYLSGGLDSTILTLVARAILDRPVTTFTLADNNTNPDFLAAREVAQRLGTQHVERVVGLHDYFSRLEHFTTHYEGLLAGGVFDLQGAPAFHLISETVSQHVRVAFSGEGADELFGGYYWIYTHPLGFSDRIRNRMNSMPVGDGVRQMVEELFSSPEDERIYRRNLFDALMRSGLSNCHLQSVDRSSGAFGFEIRPAYLFDDLADFALRLPIEYKVPDKRITKRILRDAFRPELEQLGLEWVLVRRKMGMPTALSNIAKPIQERMENAVSDVAFSDRPLKDYLHTKTDVYLFDLFNKAFLSEPVNV; this comes from the coding sequence ATGTGTGGAATCGTGGGCATATGGGATCAGCCAGATGAGGCAACAGTGGTCAAAATGGCCCAAGCTGTGGCTCACCGCGGACCAGACGGTCTGGACTGCATGACAAATGATAATAGCAGTCTGGGGGCATCCCGTCTGGCCATTGTTGGCGATCCAGTTGCCCCGGCTGTGTTTTACGACATAGAAACAAACGTCGCTGTTCTCCTTAATGGCGAGATCTATAACGTCGACGCCCTGCGAACGCAATTGGCAGTGAATGGCACTATTTTCCATACGAACTTGGAATCTGAGGTTGTAGCCAAGCTATATGTCCACCATGGACTCGGCTTCGCGGAGCGTCTTAAGGGAATGTTCGCGGTGGTCATCTTGGATGGCGATCGGTTGCTCTTGACCCGCGACAGATTTGGCATTAAGCCCCTGTATTACGCAGACTTAGGGGAAAAGATAGTCTTTGGGTCTGAAATCAAAGCTCTTTTGGCACACCCAAGCATTTCTCCTCAGTTAAACATCGCAGCCCTCCAGGAGTCCATGGTCTTTGGATACGTATACTCTGCTGACAAGACTTTGTTTGAAGGGATTCAGCAGGTCGAACCAGGCACCGTCGTTAATTTTGGTGAAGGCAAACGATCAGTTCAGAAATTCGGGGAATTGCCCCAGGCGCGGTACCAGGATGAGGGAGAACACCCCGAGTACCAGACTGCGATTGCCCAGTTGAGAGAGCATCTTATTGAAACAATGGACTTGCTCCTGCGTCATGGTGACCACCCCATGGGTATCTATCTTTCAGGAGGGTTGGATTCAACAATCTTGACCCTGGTTGCGCGGGCCATACTTGATCGTCCCGTCACGACCTTTACCTTAGCTGACAATAATACTAATCCAGACTTTTTAGCAGCTAGAGAGGTAGCCCAGAGACTTGGCACCCAGCATGTCGAACGGGTAGTAGGTCTTCATGACTATTTCTCAAGACTTGAACACTTTACGACTCACTACGAGGGCCTATTAGCGGGAGGAGTGTTCGACTTGCAGGGGGCGCCTGCCTTCCACCTCATATCTGAAACTGTATCTCAACACGTTCGAGTTGCTTTCTCAGGAGAGGGTGCCGACGAGCTATTTGGCGGTTACTACTGGATCTATACTCATCCCTTGGGGTTCTCAGACCGCATTAGAAATCGCATGAATTCAATGCCGGTTGGCGATGGAGTGCGTCAAATGGTAGAGGAGCTTTTCTCCTCGCCCGAGGACGAGAGAATATACCGTCGCAATCTCTTTGACGCCTTGATGAGAAGTGGCTTGTCGAACTGCCATTTGCAAAGCGTAGACAGATCATCTGGGGCTTTTGGCTTCGAGATTCGTCCTGCATACCTATTCGACGACTTGGCAGATTTTGCTTTGCGACTGCCTATTGAGTACAAGGTGCCTGACAAACGGATAACCAAACGAATTCTGAGGGATGCCTTCCGTCCCGAGTTGGAGCAACTAGGTTTGGAGTGGGTTCTGGTGCGCCGGAAGATGGGCATGCCCACAGCACTGAGCAATATTGCAAAGCCAATTCAAGAAAGAATGGAGAACGCAGTTAGTGATGTAGCTTTTTCCGATCGTCCTCTTAAGGATTATCTGCATACTAAGACCGACGTGT